From a single Loigolactobacillus coryniformis subsp. coryniformis KCTC 3167 = DSM 20001 genomic region:
- a CDS encoding SDR family NAD(P)-dependent oxidoreductase, whose product MKEFKNRVALITGAAHGFGAELAQEAARRGMKLVLADIDEPALKRSVQQVADLGAQVESITVDVSLEEDVDKMVKAAMARFGQIDLLINDAGIALPGTVWQLPSRDWEWIMHVNVMSQVYAMQRVIPIMRKQKTACHIVNVASIAGLIDTPGMPAYHASKFASVGLTEATAYDLQRANANIKLSVMCPGFVQTDLYHTEDRRPERYQAPDDPYYQSAIFKGGQQFAKYVIETGMPIDSIALTVFQAIEDDEFYILTHPVFNTLIGDRVKRIVNGDGPDVSVMNGLM is encoded by the coding sequence ATGAAGGAATTTAAGAATCGCGTTGCCTTGATCACTGGTGCAGCTCATGGTTTTGGCGCTGAGCTTGCCCAAGAAGCTGCACGTCGGGGGATGAAATTAGTTTTAGCTGACATCGATGAACCCGCCTTGAAGCGTTCTGTCCAGCAAGTAGCTGACCTTGGTGCCCAAGTCGAAAGTATTACTGTCGATGTTTCATTAGAAGAAGACGTTGATAAAATGGTCAAAGCCGCCATGGCTCGTTTCGGTCAAATTGATTTATTGATCAATGATGCTGGTATTGCACTACCAGGAACGGTTTGGCAACTCCCCTCACGTGACTGGGAATGGATCATGCATGTTAACGTGATGAGCCAAGTTTATGCGATGCAGCGTGTTATCCCGATCATGCGCAAACAAAAAACAGCGTGCCATATCGTTAATGTTGCTTCGATTGCTGGTTTGATCGATACGCCAGGGATGCCAGCATACCACGCTAGTAAATTTGCCAGTGTTGGCTTAACTGAAGCTACCGCCTACGATTTACAACGCGCTAACGCTAATATCAAACTTTCCGTCATGTGCCCTGGCTTTGTACAAACTGACCTTTATCATACCGAAGATCGGCGGCCAGAACGATATCAAGCACCTGATGATCCTTATTATCAAAGTGCAATCTTCAAGGGTGGCCAACAATTCGCTAAATATGTGATCGAAACTGGGATGCCGATCGATTCAATTGCACTGACGGTTTTTCAAGCTATTGAGGATGACGAATTTTATATTTTGACTCACCCAGTCTTCAATACACTGATCGGTGACCGCGTCAAACGAATAGTTAATGGTGATGGTCCTGATGTTTCCGTTATGAATGGCTTAATGTAG
- a CDS encoding NAD(P)/FAD-dependent oxidoreductase → MTDFPQLFQPGRIGKLTLKNHVVMPAMGVSLARTNGEASDDIIRYYEERARGGVGLIITEVTRIDDKYGVATYKQLAVTDPKQIPQLQRLADAVHKYDTKIFVQLHHPGRETTSQLLNGEQIVAPSAIADKTVKEVPRALSTEEVQALVKAFIKGAVIAKTAGIDGVEIHAAHGYLLNQFLSPYSNQRTDRYGGSFHNRLRFLQEIIAGIKYMCGADFPISVRISADEFVAGGLKIADSVKIARTLESYGIDAINVSSGIYESAPTIVEPGSYAQGWKKELAKTIKANVKIPVIAVNNIKTPEIAEQLLTDDVCDYIGVARATLADPDWARKAATGHSNQITTCIGCLLCFGALQAGKHIICAVNPRLGREREFATLNHNGAQRTVAVIGGGPGGMTAAKTLAERGFKVTLFEQHKVLGGTLNTADKTPLKDKITLLNQQLINQVEANQNIELHLNEKATVEKVRALQPAGVFIASGAKPIVPQLPGMAGKNVITAEDYLYGKAPVSGKVAVIGGSMTGLETAEKLAGEGHEVTIVEMQAKVGAGVNPTILLDLMQRLNKYEPTIMTGKRLVGAGEHGVKVLDMIDHGMSDIVADTVILALGVTPDTSISAPFIAAFDQTKIIGDAEASGRVAEAMRDGYTKAYVFAND, encoded by the coding sequence ATGACTGACTTTCCGCAACTGTTTCAACCCGGCCGAATTGGTAAACTCACATTAAAGAATCATGTTGTGATGCCCGCAATGGGGGTTTCACTCGCACGTACTAATGGTGAGGCTAGCGATGATATTATTCGTTATTACGAAGAACGTGCTCGCGGGGGTGTCGGCTTGATCATCACTGAAGTGACCCGAATTGATGACAAATACGGCGTTGCAACTTATAAGCAATTAGCCGTGACTGATCCTAAACAAATCCCGCAATTACAGCGCTTAGCCGATGCCGTGCATAAATATGATACGAAAATTTTTGTTCAATTGCATCACCCTGGACGTGAAACCACTTCGCAATTACTAAATGGTGAACAAATAGTTGCGCCTTCTGCGATTGCAGATAAAACCGTTAAGGAAGTTCCACGAGCATTATCAACAGAAGAGGTACAAGCCTTAGTTAAAGCCTTTATCAAAGGCGCCGTGATCGCTAAAACTGCTGGGATCGATGGTGTTGAAATTCATGCCGCCCACGGGTATTTGCTCAATCAATTCCTCTCACCCTATTCTAATCAACGAACCGATCGTTATGGGGGTAGCTTTCATAACCGGCTGCGCTTTCTTCAAGAAATTATCGCCGGGATCAAATATATGTGCGGTGCTGACTTTCCGATCAGTGTACGGATCAGCGCAGATGAATTTGTCGCTGGCGGCTTAAAGATTGCCGATAGCGTCAAAATTGCGCGTACTTTAGAGAGCTATGGCATTGACGCAATCAACGTTTCTAGTGGTATCTATGAAAGTGCCCCAACGATCGTTGAGCCTGGTTCCTACGCTCAAGGCTGGAAAAAAGAGCTCGCCAAAACGATCAAGGCGAACGTTAAGATCCCAGTGATTGCCGTTAACAACATTAAAACACCTGAAATCGCTGAACAATTACTGACTGATGACGTTTGTGATTACATTGGCGTTGCCCGCGCGACTTTGGCTGATCCTGATTGGGCCCGTAAAGCGGCTACCGGCCATAGCAATCAAATCACAACCTGTATTGGCTGTTTACTATGCTTTGGTGCCTTACAAGCCGGTAAACATATCATCTGTGCGGTCAATCCACGACTAGGCCGTGAACGTGAATTTGCGACCTTAAATCATAATGGTGCTCAACGCACAGTAGCGGTGATCGGCGGAGGTCCTGGCGGGATGACCGCAGCGAAGACTTTAGCTGAACGCGGCTTCAAAGTTACGCTTTTCGAACAACACAAAGTTTTAGGCGGCACTTTGAATACCGCTGATAAGACACCATTAAAGGATAAGATCACCCTATTAAATCAGCAATTGATCAATCAAGTTGAAGCGAACCAAAATATTGAGCTTCATTTAAACGAAAAAGCAACCGTGGAAAAAGTCCGAGCGCTGCAACCAGCTGGCGTCTTCATCGCTAGCGGTGCAAAGCCAATTGTTCCCCAATTACCTGGAATGGCTGGCAAAAATGTGATCACTGCCGAAGATTATCTCTATGGTAAGGCGCCGGTCAGCGGTAAAGTCGCCGTGATCGGTGGCAGTATGACCGGCTTAGAAACCGCTGAAAAACTAGCTGGTGAAGGCCACGAAGTTACGATCGTTGAAATGCAGGCAAAAGTTGGTGCCGGTGTTAACCCGACGATTTTGCTTGACTTAATGCAGCGGTTAAATAAATACGAACCAACGATCATGACCGGCAAACGTTTAGTTGGCGCTGGTGAACATGGCGTCAAAGTTCTTGATATGATCGATCACGGGATGAGTGATATTGTCGCTGACACCGTTATTTTAGCATTAGGTGTTACGCCAGACACAAGCATTAGCGCACCATTTATTGCCGCTTTTGATCAAACTAAAATCATCGGTGACGCTGAAGCTAGCGGCCGTGTTGCTGAGGCAATGCGTGATGGCTATACGAAAGCCTACGTTTTTGCGAATGACTAA
- a CDS encoding PucR family transcriptional regulator, whose protein sequence is MKYSELVSKLEKKFILTDIQIHQDNEINTIQIGNGTQPHTLYIEQAVAGPLKLVSCADHACVRCPCISQTSTNLSNQAVVALFNDANEVLAAEQQQEVLFSGILQYSLTHDHQAVIDFAATQLNNTLMIIDDNYRVLAYSHTFPFPDPLWQQNIDQGYSRLDFIQGIKKMLAQTKPSAQASYRFPCPVSPYQRLVARLYFQHELVGYVVMFNDQQDFTVAQQQLLPRTGQVLSDLLGRAAAFKDYQVSVRAQLLSDLLEGINVNAIKVNAQIVGYTVPQSMCLVVLKAADRLARLCQKMRERFPEALVVVYQERVVALLPGSLPTLKKITWSDLQQQLQCQVIVSNCYHDFFATKAQYIITRHTEKLSLQLQDQAQLLFCRDYYFAIMLDRIKQRDVLTAFIDPGVQQLQQYDLANQTELITTLAQYIRCGGNQTITAERLFIHRNTLLNRLHKIEDLTGLDLKDSQLWFQLECSLQMQRLLASLNR, encoded by the coding sequence ATGAAATATAGTGAACTAGTAAGCAAGCTTGAAAAGAAATTTATTTTAACCGATATTCAAATCCATCAAGATAATGAAATCAACACGATTCAAATTGGGAACGGCACACAGCCGCATACTCTATATATTGAACAGGCGGTAGCAGGACCACTTAAATTAGTCAGTTGTGCCGATCATGCATGCGTTCGTTGTCCTTGTATCAGCCAGACATCTACGAACCTAAGTAATCAAGCCGTTGTCGCTTTATTCAATGACGCCAACGAAGTATTAGCAGCTGAGCAACAACAGGAAGTGTTGTTTAGTGGCATTTTGCAGTATAGCTTGACGCATGATCATCAAGCGGTGATCGATTTTGCGGCGACACAGCTTAATAATACGTTGATGATCATTGACGATAATTATCGAGTGTTGGCTTATTCGCACACTTTTCCATTTCCAGATCCGTTGTGGCAACAAAATATTGACCAGGGTTATTCGCGGCTAGATTTTATTCAAGGCATCAAAAAAATGTTGGCGCAAACTAAGCCTTCTGCGCAAGCCAGTTATCGTTTTCCTTGTCCAGTTTCACCGTATCAACGTTTAGTGGCACGCTTGTACTTTCAGCATGAATTAGTTGGGTATGTTGTAATGTTCAATGATCAGCAGGATTTTACCGTTGCGCAGCAGCAATTACTGCCGCGGACTGGCCAAGTTTTAAGTGATTTATTAGGTCGCGCGGCGGCGTTTAAGGATTATCAGGTGTCAGTAAGAGCACAACTATTAAGCGACTTATTAGAAGGAATCAACGTTAACGCGATCAAAGTTAACGCGCAGATCGTTGGCTATACAGTGCCACAAAGCATGTGTTTAGTAGTTTTAAAAGCAGCAGATCGATTGGCACGACTGTGTCAGAAAATGCGGGAACGTTTCCCTGAGGCGTTGGTCGTAGTTTATCAGGAACGGGTCGTGGCGTTATTACCAGGGTCGTTGCCGACACTAAAAAAAATCACTTGGTCTGATTTGCAACAACAGCTGCAATGCCAAGTGATCGTTTCGAATTGCTATCATGATTTTTTTGCTACCAAAGCGCAGTATATCATCACTCGCCATACGGAAAAGCTTAGTTTACAGTTACAGGATCAGGCCCAGTTGCTTTTTTGCCGCGATTATTATTTTGCGATCATGTTAGATCGTATCAAACAACGTGATGTATTGACTGCCTTTATTGATCCTGGTGTGCAACAATTACAGCAGTATGACTTAGCAAACCAGACTGAATTGATCACGACGCTGGCGCAGTATATTCGTTGTGGTGGCAATCAAACAATAACAGCCGAGCGCTTATTTATTCACCGCAATACGTTATTAAATCGATTACACAAAATCGAGGATTTGACGGGCTTGGACCTTAAGGACAGCCAATTGTGGTTTCAGCTGGAATGCAGCTTACAAATGCAGCGTTTGTTAGCTAGTTTGAATCGGTAG